The proteins below are encoded in one region of Lactuca sativa cultivar Salinas chromosome 3, Lsat_Salinas_v11, whole genome shotgun sequence:
- the LOC111896723 gene encoding uncharacterized protein LOC111896723 — protein MYLGADRVKNAKIQTLKAEFECLMMKETKCIDDFAMKLNNIVNNIRALGETIKESYVVKKFLRAVPAKFLHIASTIEQFGDLDTMLVEEVVGRLKAHEECVLGQVDNVSTQLLLTQEEWKSRSKKKEEGDSSSSGKSYHQQQNRNFNRGRGRGRGRTSSGRGGRYNGSHQQNREHNSSHQQNREQGRGVGGSRDHSTLRCYNCDDIGHFASQCRKPRRERNLQEAVLAHTHEDEPALFMAACMEEVSDVVLLHEKYVNPKLRPQEDKSFKSNLWCLDNGASNHMTG, from the coding sequence ATGTACTTGGGTGCTGATCGTGTGAAGAATGCTAAGATTCAGACATTGAAGGCAGAATTCGAGTGTCTAATGATGAAGGAGACAAAGTGTATTGATGATTTTGCAATGAAGTTGAACAACATTGTAAACAACATCAGAGCCTTGGGAGAAACAATAAAAGAGTCATATGTGGTTAAGAAATTCCTAAGAGCAGTCCCTGCGAAGTTCTTACACATAGCTTCTACTATTGAGCAATTTGGTGATCTCGACACGATGTTGGTCGAAGAGGTGGTAGGAAGACTTAAAGCTCATGAGGAGTGTGTTCTTGGGCAAGTTGATAACGTCTCTACCCAGCTACTCCTGACTCAAGAGGAATGGAAATCAAGAAGTAAGAAAAAGGAAGAAGGAGATTCGTCTTCTAGTGGTAAATCCTACCATCAACAACAAAATAGGAATTTTAACAGAGGACGAGGTAGGGGCCGAGGAAGAACAAGTAGCGGAAGAGGTGGCCGATATAACGGTTCACATCAGCAAAATCGTGAACATAACAGTTCACATCAACAAAATCGTGAACAAGGACGAGGTGTTGGTGGGAGTCGTGACCATAGCACACTTAGATGCTACAACTGTGATGATATCGGACATTTCGCATCACAGTGTCGTAAGCCTCGACGTGAGAGAAATCTACAGGAAGCAGTCTTGGCACATACTCATGAAGATGAACCCGCTCTTTTCATGGCAGCTTGCATGGAAGAGGTTTCTGATGTAGTGTTGCTACATGAAAAGTATGTGAACCCAAAGCTCCGGCCACAAGAAGATAAGTCTTTCAAATCCAATTTGTGGTGCTTGGATAATGGCGCTAGCAATCACATGACGGGTTAG